Sequence from the Mytilus galloprovincialis chromosome 13, xbMytGall1.hap1.1, whole genome shotgun sequence genome:
TAATTATGCAAATCTTTGTGCCGTAATTGATGAGTTTAAGACAGGAAAAATGAATGGTCGTCCGTACCATCCCCAATCACAaggttagttaaaaaaaaattaattgtactgcaataaaaataatactttagTTTCACTTATGTATTACAAAAGAAATagaaatacaattatattttgCCTTTACATTTCATTTACAGGACTGGTGCACTTCTTAAACAAGCTTTTTTAACACTATTTTAATACCTTTACGTAGACAAACAACAAACCAATAAATCACTTAGCCTTAAAATTACTCCCAAAACTTAAACCTTAAGTTATTTAAATCTAAATCATTGCctctaaattttcaaagaaattggCATAGTTTAAACGCTGACCGCAAAGAAAACCCAAACTAAAATGGTTCAGAAAAAGAAGTGCCCACATTACCAGTTGCTCAACATGGAAGCAGAGTAACAGGATACTTTATTTGTACAAgcacaaataaagcaaaaatatTTGTCTACcctttatttgtacaatagttagCTAATTCAggataaaaaacaatatatttacattgttggaaaatataacatttatgtgAAGTCGCTGCGAGCCTaatgttttttcttgttttaaaagtttttttatctTCCAAATGCTATATTGATAAATATAGAATCTGCAAACTATTATAACACATTTTTACACAATAGTTTTAGGACGTGTAGAAAGATTCAACAGGACAGTTGTGGCATATTTTAGAGCCCAATTTGTTGATACAAGAGATTGTCCAAGTTTACTAGGAGAATTCCATTATAAATACAACAACAGAGTTAACAAAGCTACTAGACCAATGACACCCCACCAAAGATTTTATAAGAGGCCAAATTTTTCAATGGCATTAGAAGAACAGGTAAActatattaactttttttatatttcacgcACAATAATTGCAATGATAAATCCCCTCTTTAAATTATAGTagtttgaaaattaaattataaacaacGGGTATATCTAAACTTGTATAAAACGCATCACCAAGTTTTAAGTTTATGTTTTAATAATAAGATAAAAGTAATTAGTTTTATTAATTCTTGTAATTTCTTTATGTTGACACAGTGCTTGTTAAACGTACAGTAACAAGTATTACATGCATATACTCGACAATTACACGCAACCATTCATTTTTTATTCATACTAATTTTAATGAATCTATTGTACTGTTTATGTTTAGATTGCAAAATGTAATTTAACTAAAGAGGAAAAAGAATTTCTAGAGATGGCTCACTTGGATGTTGAAGAAGAGGATGATGACAACAATAACTTGgcattaaatgaaaaattaaaatcagtgaaaattaatgaaattacAGATGCAGAACAGAGCAATATTAATCAGGTATGAAAATAGCTGTATTAATcttataaattcaaaataacGGAACtggtaaattaaaataatatggGTTATCATTTGCACAcaagttttaattaaaaaaaaaaaaaatacaaattttgaggTGAGTGCAAAAACCTTATTCTGTACAAGTTTTGAGGTGAGAGCGAAAACCTTATTTTGAGTTTCAGTAAAAGTGTTAAATGTTCGGAattcttggtgtttttccatacgataGAAGGTAAAAtgtctttaaattgttatttggatggagagttgtctcattggcactcacgccacatcttcctatatctaatagaAGGTAAAATGTCTTGCCCATTACACTCTTTCTCTTTtaacagaagattttttttaaaaaactcaTTAAAGGTCATAgtttttatgtcaaatttaagtagattttttattttcgttCATTTAATTTCAGACCCAAGGGTTAAAATCCTTTCTGGTTATAAAacttaatttataaaacatttaaattgcaAATTTATAGATTAACAGTAAAAGTGTGATTTATAAAGCCTCAGAGAATAAAGCTCGAGAAATTGCCAGAATGGATGCAGAAAATGATTACCAGGAATTTGTTGAGTCGATGTGGCACACAAAAATTACCAACAGGATCAAAGAAAGTGAATTAGTAAGATACAGAACTGTTTATTCTAATTGTCTTTAAATTAAATCTTTTCATATAACTATAATTTAATTGTGATAAGGTGAAAAGGTGTAATGATGGATAAAGTACTTATAATTTGTGTACAATATTCATCTTTGTGAAAAATtataagtgtgttttttttacattttaggtAATATCTGCAAATGAAACTATAACTAGCAATAAGCATACTATGGAGCCCGTAAATGGCGTAGAACATTTTGAGGTTAGTACTACTAATATGTTCACATTAAGTATTTGAATAACATttcaagttttcatttaaaaaaaagttcaattgtccAAAACATTTTGTAAGTatcattattctttttaaatgaatacctaattttaatattcaaatatttttgtcattttaggtCAATAATACTGTACAGACTTATGACAGATTGAACGAGATGATACCATCACAAAATTAACTCTAAATGTCTCAACCACTGCAAGATATCACAAATTATCAAATGATGCGCAATACAAGTTTACATCAAGTACGTAAATTTTATCACTTTGAAAAGTAGCTTTTAAAAATATTGCCTTACCACTATTAACTTCTTTGGTATTTTTGAACATAATGTACTTTTATTTTATCGCATGGTGATAGTTCCGGCTTTATGAGTATAACgctttataaatacaaatgtaaatactAAACGTTATACAGGTGTCATCTCTGTTATTTTGTTCATCATCATATACATGTTTATGTGTGTGAAAATGCACTACCATTactgaattattatatttttgtattaaaaagtgagaagaaaaaaataagaagatgttgtttaATATTCACCATGACATGACAACTATGTAACATAGACTAAATGATCAAAGACGTTTACAAATATTGGTCTTTGTACGGCCTTTGAAAATAAGCAAaacttatacatatttttttttagctagctatatataAAATGTctccaaataacaatttcatgtaaacaaaaatgaaaagaccAACGGCCTGTTATGTGTACAGATTTAAATACTATCAACACTAAaacaatattgataattttttaaccTTTTCTTATTTGCTTTAGTCAGAAGTTAGCCCATATTATAAGGACTTGTATGCAAGGAGATTTATACAACGTACTGATTCTGGTATAGCAGGCCTGAAACGCCGTCATTTGGAAACATAAATTTATTTGTCTCAGGTAAGCAACTTAACTACCGTGTTACGAAATAGAGAATTAAAGGTGATTAAACAAATTGTAATCTAGTATTTGTTGGTTACGTACATTTTTGTATGTACTTTGGAATGTTAATGTAAAGTTATTTGGaattttcaaactaaaaaataaaaagataatgttCTTTTATTCAGGACTTTGCTTAATTCATAATTACGTCTTGAActctttttattgattgttttttcTGCCCGGGTATTGGAAGAAAGGACttgttattaatattaaaaatgacGACAGTAAAGGGAACGTGTATACCATAAAGGAGCTTGAAAATGGCAAAATTCATCAAGTTTCTAAATATTTAATTCGTCCAAATTTGATTTAGATATTTATTTCATGCATTCCATGTCATtttaaaagttgtgccaaataaagTCTACTTGTAACTTTGTAATTGATGATTTATATTTGATCAAATAGAGTTAGGAAGattgatatgagtgccaatgaaataACTTTACAACAAAGTCACAGGTTTTAAATGTAAAAgtatatttgttaaatatattgatttttgcCAACAAGACAGTAACCTATCAACACAACTTGTAATATcataatatgattgccaataagacaattatgGGAAATAGATGAATACTCGACATCCAACCAGTAACGAAAAAACTGCAGGTGTAGTATCATAaaatgaatgccaatgagacaatatgGCTCTATCCAaggttaaatatttatttattaactaTAGTTTACCGTATAATAACCCTGCAAAAAGTAATCTATAACAACCGAGAGGCATCAACAACCAGcggaaaataattgaaacagTCTTATTTAAATACATAACAGAAACTTGTCAACAAAACAACTATTCACCAACGACCAAATTTTGTTGGTGAATGCACATTATTATATTAtgaccttcaacatggagcacATTGAATCAGGCTATTTAGGACCACACAATGACTTGTGTAAAACAGTTTAAAAGAGAAAACGAACGGCATGatttacaaataatacaaaaaaagataTAACTATTGAAAACACTAAAAATTACCATTGCATTAACCCCATTTCCGTTACATCCTTGATCGTAGGCGTGGCACATGTGCTACCATAGAACTTTATCATTccagaccatcgcactttagcgtgttaTACCATCGTACTTTCGCGTGACAaacaccatcgcactttagcgtctcatgccatcgtactttagcgtgacaaacaccatcgcactttagcgtgtcaTATACAATTGCACTTTATCTTGTCaaggaccatcgcactttagcgtgtcaTCTTTTGAcacttaaaaacaaacaacaaccgcACTTTAGCGACttacaccatcgcactttagcgtagaccatcgtactttagcatgaccatcgcactttagagtcctacacatTTAAACTATAACCTGACACCCTAAGTGACATTGATGtcttgaaatgaaataaaatgaatgcGATATTTGTCTTTATATTCGACAATTTCAGGTTATATTATACTATTACCCAACATTTCTCTCTATAAGCAAAAGTTTAGACTCCGTGTTTCTAGTTTTGAAAACTGCACGTTTacttatgttggtttttttttctaagaaattgtgactttgatgaagatatgtctcattggcactcacatcacattttcttttatcTATTGGTACaacttatttcaatgttttagTGCACTTCAACCCCGTCCTTTATTTGGCCTTAAACTGTATTGATTAGAGCGCAATTGAGGACTTTTAAAAATTTAAGCAGACAAAAGGCACGTCCAATGTACTAAATTAAACCAGATATCACTATCACTGATGAGATTGTATGCCCCAACTGTTTTATTGATACTGTTGTTGTCTAAAGTTAAGAATAAACAATGCAGCTTTTGtagtttttacaatttaaaactagaggctctcaagagactgtgtcgctcaccttggtctatgtgcatattaaacaatggacatagataaattcatgacaaaattgtgttttggtgatcatgatgtgtttgtagatcgtactttactggacattctttttgctacaattatctttatctataatgaacttggcccagtaattatagtggaaaatatattctaaaaattcacaaaaaatttacaaaaatttatgaaaattgttaaaaaattactataaagggcaataactccttaaggggtaaactgtcatgttgacttatttgtaaatcttactttgctgaacattattgctgtttacagtttatctctatctattataatattcaagataataaccaaaaactgcaaaatttcctaaaaaaatacTAATTctggggtagcaacccaacaacaggttgtctgttttgtctgaaaatttcagggcagatagatctttacctgataatcaatttatccatgtcagatttgctctatatgctttggtttcagaaatataagccaaaatctacatttcacccctatgtactatttttagctatggcggccatcttggttggttggcagggtcacgccacatattCTTTAAACAAATGACCCAAATGATGAttatgaccaagtttggttaaatatggCCCAGTAaattcagaggagaagattttttaaaagaatactaaaattttggttaaacattttactataaaaggCAATTACTCCTTTGTTTgttaactgacaattttggtcatgatgacttatttgtagatcttactttgctgaacattattgctgtttacagttaatctctatctataataatattcacgataataagcaaaaactgcaaaatgtccttaaaattactaattcaggggcagcaacccaacaacgggttgtccgatttgtctgaaaatttcagggcagatagatcttgacctaatagattacTTTATActtcgtgtcagatttgctctaaatgctttggttttagagttataagccaaaatctacagttaacccttatgttctatttttagccatggcggccaacttggttggttggcagggtcacgccacacattttttaaactagataccccaatgatgattgtggccaagtttggattaatttggcacagaagtttcagaggagaagatttttgtaaaagattactaagatttacgaaaaatggttaaaaattgactataacgggcaataactcctaaaggggtcaactgaacatttcggtcatgttagttatttgtaaatcttactttgctaaacattattgctgtttacagtttatctctatctataattataatcaagataataatcaaaaacagtaaagagttttcttaaaattaccaattatggggcagcaacccaacaactggttatccgattcatctgaaaatttcagggcagatagatcttgacctgataaacagttttacccatgtcagatttgctctatatgctttgtttttttttagttataagccaaaaactgcattttacccctatgttctatttttagccatggcggccatcttggttggttggccgggtcaccggacacattttttaaactaaataccccaatgatgattgtggccaagtttggtttaatttggcccagtagtttcagaggagaagatttttgtaaaggttaacgacgacggacgacgacgatggacgccggacgcaaagtgatgggaaaagctcacttggccttttgggCCAGGTAAGCTCAAAAGTATGATACTTTCCAGATGACCTTTTACAAAATTTCTCGTTAGTTTTATGAACATCTTCTTTTTGTTCAAACTAATATACATGAAGCGAACATGAATTATCTTTAAAATCGTCATTTGTTAACCTAACAtacttattgacaaaaatataattgaGAAATTATTCGCACAAACAATACGTTAAATACAATTCTAAAGTTCGCAATACTAAGTTAAATATTAAGTCAATCataaattctaatgcaacaacgtttgtaacgttcattttgattggataacgtcactttcttacatcgCATCAGTACAGTTATCTCCTAACTAGGATAATTAATCCTTTCTCCAGAACAACACAACTGACACGTTTCATATTGTTTACTGACACTTTTAATTAATAATCAACCTTGGACTGACTTAGTGGGTCATCTTTAATACAGAGGTATATAAACTATGGTCATTTTTAAGAATATAAATCCGACGCGTAACCtgctataatttattttaaatcgaaataaaaacaaacaagaatgtgtctttaGTGCACGGATGCCcgactcgcactatccttttctacGTTCAATGGATCGTAAAATTGGGAACAAAACTCACGAATTGCATTAATTAGtaggatcatatcatagggaacatgtgtattaagatttgaattcaacttcattaaaagCTACAttgacctaaaactttaacctgaaccgggacagacggactgacaCACGGACGGACGAATAAACAAACAGATGGACAAAAAAACGAACGGAGTAACAAACAAACGGATGAACAAACAAACGAAAGGAAGGACGATCGCACGAACGTAGTTACCGATAAAAATAATGCTTCATAGTGGGACATATGAAATATTTCCTTCAATGTTTCAATCAAAAAGCAGACTTAAGTTAGGCAACATTATCTATATTGCAactattcaaaaaaataaaaaacttttgTGTGACGAATATTAAGAAAATTGAGCGTAATTGATAAACCGATCAGTTATGTTGTCCCCAGTTGAAAACAAGTGTTATTTATGCCATCTAGACAAAGATATTGGTAATAAATTGTTCACATTTTATCACAGAGAGaaagaaaattataaacattttttttaaatgaaagcaaaatattatattatttattgaaattatgTCTTCTACAAATATAACAGATATCATAAATTCATCTTTGTTTTACGAATGATAAACAAGAGGGTGTGTCCTCCGAAcctaaattatttacaaaaataaactcaACACCTTTGTATGGGATCAGCTCGCCTGACAGTATGCAGCAaagctttta
This genomic interval carries:
- the LOC143057594 gene encoding uncharacterized protein LOC143057594 isoform X1 — translated: MDLKKMPPCKGYNYICNIVDCYSRFAFGGHLKQKTAKEVSELLLRFIYIFGPPRILQTDNGKTFNYANLCAVIDEFKTGKMNGRPYHPQSQVLGRVERFNRTVVAYFRAQFVDTRDCPSLLGEFHYKYNNRVNKATRPMTPHQRFYKRPNFSMALEEQIAKCNLTKEEKEFLEMAHLDVEEEDDDNNNLALNEKLKSVKINEITDAEQSNINQINSKSVIYKASENKAREIARMDAENDYQEFVESMWHTKITNRIKESELVISANETITSNKHTMEPVNGVEHFEVNNTVQTYDRLNEMIPSQN
- the LOC143057594 gene encoding uncharacterized protein LOC143057594 isoform X3; the encoded protein is MDLKKMPPCKGYNYICNIVDCYSRFAFGGHLKQKTAKEVSELLLRFIYIFGPPRILQTDNGKTFNYANLCAVIDEFKTGKMNGRPYHPQSQVLGRVERFNRTVVAYFRAQFVDTRDCPSLLGEFHYKYNNRVNKATRPMTPHQRFYKRPNFSMALEEQIAKCNLTKEEKEFLEMAHLDVEEEDDDNNNLALNEKLKSVKINEITDAEQSNINQVISANETITSNKHTMEPVNGVEHFEVNNTVQTYDRLNEMIPSQN
- the LOC143057594 gene encoding uncharacterized protein LOC143057594 isoform X4 produces the protein MTPHQRFYKRPNFSMALEEQIAKCNLTKEEKEFLEMAHLDVEEEDDDNNNLALNEKLKSVKINEITDAEQSNINQINSKSVIYKASENKAREIARMDAENDYQEFVESMWHTKITNRIKESELVISANETITSNKHTMEPVNGVEHFEVNNTVQTYDRLNEMIPSQN